One window from the genome of Kaistella carnis encodes:
- a CDS encoding DUF1573 domain-containing protein, whose protein sequence is MKKIFAGLFLAGSFAFASAQTISFDKTTFDYGTVKVGADGHRFFTVKNTGDKPLIISKVQAACGCTTPEWSQEPIMPGKTAQLKVGYNTTLVGPFTKIIEVYSNDPENSRSVINIKGNVDASAPAAAEVKETAAVKATKVAPAQKARKMESL, encoded by the coding sequence ATGAAAAAGATTTTCGCAGGCCTATTTTTAGCCGGTTCTTTTGCTTTTGCTTCCGCTCAAACAATTTCATTTGATAAAACAACTTTCGACTATGGAACTGTAAAAGTTGGAGCAGATGGACATCGTTTTTTTACCGTTAAAAATACGGGCGATAAGCCTCTTATTATTTCAAAAGTTCAGGCAGCATGTGGATGTACAACCCCAGAATGGAGCCAAGAACCTATTATGCCCGGAAAAACTGCTCAATTAAAAGTAGGTTATAATACAACATTGGTGGGTCCTTTTACTAAAATTATAGAAGTATATTCTAATGATCCGGAAAACAGCAGATCTGTAATCAACATTAAAGGAAACGTTGATGCGAGTGCCCCGGCAGCAGCTGAAGTAAAAGAAACTGCAGCAGTGAAAGCAACTAAAGTTGCTCCAGCTCAAAAAGCCAGAAAAATGGAATCTCTATAG
- a CDS encoding polyphosphate kinase 2 family protein has translation MDLDFTDNFIVKGKFSMKKADTEYQGKLEKSEGNEMLKKEQEKLRDLQEKLYADGSKSLLIVLQAMDAAGKDSLIEHVFGGVNPQGCEVHSFKTPSDREYSHDFLWRHYLALPAKGKIGIFNRSHYESVLVCKVHPEYNLNEKVWDSVKDFDEEFWDNRYESIRNFEKHLADNGTTIIKIFLNVSREEQKKRFLDRINEPEKNWKFSVGDLPERALWDEYMDAYEKAINETSKDHAPWYVIPADHKWFARVSAIQIIIDALEKMDLKFPTLSDTAMKGLEAAKEELEKD, from the coding sequence ATGGATTTAGATTTCACAGATAATTTTATTGTAAAAGGAAAGTTTTCAATGAAAAAGGCCGACACCGAATACCAGGGAAAACTGGAAAAAAGTGAAGGCAATGAGATGCTGAAGAAGGAACAGGAAAAACTTCGTGATTTACAGGAAAAACTGTATGCGGATGGAAGCAAATCTTTACTCATCGTTCTGCAGGCCATGGACGCTGCAGGAAAAGATTCTTTAATTGAGCACGTTTTCGGTGGCGTAAATCCCCAAGGTTGCGAAGTCCACAGTTTTAAAACGCCGAGTGACAGAGAATATTCCCACGATTTCTTGTGGAGACATTATCTCGCTTTACCAGCGAAAGGGAAAATTGGGATTTTTAACCGCAGTCATTATGAAAGCGTATTGGTGTGTAAAGTACATCCCGAATATAATTTAAATGAAAAAGTTTGGGATTCTGTAAAAGATTTCGATGAGGAGTTTTGGGACAACCGCTACGAAAGTATCCGCAACTTCGAGAAACACTTGGCTGATAATGGCACAACCATTATCAAAATATTTCTGAATGTTTCCCGAGAGGAGCAAAAAAAGAGATTTCTGGACCGCATCAACGAGCCTGAAAAAAACTGGAAATTCTCCGTCGGTGACTTGCCCGAACGTGCCTTATGGGACGAATATATGGATGCTTATGAAAAGGCAATTAATGAAACGTCAAAAGATCACGCACCTTGGTATGTGATTCCGGCTGATCATAAATGGTTTGCGCGGGTCTCAGCAATACAGATCATCATTGATGCGCTGGAAAAAATGGATTTAAAATTCCCGACACTCTCCGACACTGCGATGAAAGGATTGGAAGCGGCGAAAGAAGAATTGGAGAAGGACTAG
- a CDS encoding mechanosensitive ion channel family protein, producing MNYYETIMSVLNKWYRGFAEATPRLAVGILVFLLFLTLSTFLSKVSVKIWHRFFPKSKNTSIVTLIKVFKFLIILSGAFISLEIMGMGGFVLKFIGSLGVAGVIAGVALKDLVSSMFSGALISVDKAFAVGDYITIKDVSGTVESIDFLTTKIITDEGKKVHVPNQLIFSAPFTNYSASGQRKVFLDIQISNNQDLEKVSDLILNEIKTFEFADHVDDAQVFIQKQSFGIFYMQARFFMKSGASINKVKSDALIRLKAKLESEGILLATQADLAPQVLNKVGAE from the coding sequence ATGAACTACTACGAAACGATAATGAGTGTCCTGAACAAGTGGTACAGGGGATTTGCAGAAGCAACGCCTAGACTTGCGGTAGGGATCCTGGTCTTCCTTCTTTTTTTAACTCTGAGTACTTTTTTAAGTAAAGTCTCTGTAAAAATATGGCATCGGTTCTTTCCGAAAAGTAAAAACACTTCGATCGTTACTTTAATTAAAGTTTTTAAATTTCTCATCATTTTATCCGGAGCCTTCATTTCTCTGGAAATCATGGGAATGGGCGGCTTTGTTTTAAAGTTTATCGGAAGTCTGGGAGTTGCCGGGGTGATTGCCGGGGTGGCTTTAAAAGATTTGGTTTCCTCTATGTTTTCCGGAGCATTGATCAGTGTAGATAAAGCTTTTGCTGTGGGCGATTACATCACTATTAAAGACGTGTCCGGAACGGTTGAAAGCATCGATTTTCTGACTACTAAAATAATCACCGATGAAGGTAAAAAAGTACACGTTCCAAATCAATTGATTTTCAGTGCGCCCTTCACCAACTATTCTGCTTCGGGACAGCGGAAGGTTTTTCTTGATATCCAAATTTCAAATAATCAGGATCTGGAAAAAGTCAGCGATTTAATTTTGAATGAGATTAAAACTTTTGAATTTGCTGACCATGTTGATGACGCTCAAGTATTTATTCAAAAACAATCATTTGGTATTTTTTATATGCAGGCAAGATTTTTTATGAAAAGCGGGGCCAGCATTAATAAGGTAAAATCCGATGCACTCATCCGTCTAAAAGCCAAATTGGAAAGTGAGGGAATTCTATTGGCGACACAGGCTGATCTTGCTCCTCAGGTTCTGAATAAAGTGGGCGCAGAATAA
- the sucC gene encoding ADP-forming succinate--CoA ligase subunit beta produces the protein MNLHEYQSKEILAKYGVNIQRGFIANNVDEAEAAAKKLTEMNGNEGWVVKAQVHAGGRGKGGGVKFSPNMEKLKENAGNIIGMQLVTPQTSAEGKKVNFVLVAEDVYYPGETETKEFYVSILLDRAQGKNMIVYSTEGGMDIEHVAEVTPHLIHNEVVDPAVGLQGFQARKIAFNLGLEGAAHKDFVKFIGNLYNAYVGIDANLFEINPVLKTSDNKIIAVDAKVSLDDNALFRHKDLAELRDTREEDPTDVEAGEAGLNFVKLDGDVACMVNGAGLAMATMDIIKLSGGNPANFLDVGGTADAERVQKAFGIILKDPNVKAILINIFGGIVRCDRVAQGIVDAYKAMGSLPVPLIVRLQGTNAVEAKQLIDDSGLPVHSVITLDEAAKKVKEVLGH, from the coding sequence ATGAATCTTCACGAGTACCAATCGAAAGAAATTTTGGCAAAATACGGCGTAAACATCCAAAGAGGTTTTATCGCAAATAATGTTGACGAAGCTGAAGCTGCAGCAAAAAAGTTAACAGAAATGAACGGAAATGAAGGCTGGGTTGTTAAAGCACAGGTTCACGCAGGTGGACGTGGTAAAGGCGGCGGCGTTAAGTTTTCTCCGAACATGGAAAAACTGAAAGAAAATGCTGGAAACATTATCGGAATGCAGTTGGTTACTCCACAAACTTCTGCCGAAGGGAAAAAAGTAAATTTCGTTTTGGTGGCTGAAGATGTTTATTATCCAGGGGAAACTGAAACCAAAGAGTTTTATGTTTCTATCCTTTTAGACAGAGCGCAAGGGAAAAATATGATCGTTTATTCTACGGAAGGTGGAATGGATATTGAGCACGTTGCAGAAGTAACTCCTCACTTAATTCATAATGAAGTTGTAGATCCTGCTGTGGGATTGCAAGGTTTCCAGGCAAGAAAAATCGCTTTCAACTTAGGTTTAGAAGGTGCTGCTCACAAAGATTTCGTAAAATTTATTGGAAACCTTTACAACGCTTATGTTGGAATTGATGCAAATCTTTTTGAAATCAACCCGGTTTTAAAAACTTCTGACAATAAAATTATCGCTGTTGATGCTAAAGTTTCTTTAGATGACAACGCCTTGTTCCGTCACAAAGATTTGGCTGAATTAAGAGATACAAGAGAAGAAGATCCTACTGATGTTGAAGCTGGAGAAGCTGGTTTGAACTTCGTGAAATTGGATGGTGACGTTGCCTGTATGGTAAACGGTGCTGGTCTTGCGATGGCAACTATGGATATCATTAAATTATCTGGGGGTAACCCAGCGAATTTCTTAGATGTTGGTGGTACGGCTGATGCGGAAAGAGTTCAGAAAGCTTTCGGAATTATCTTGAAAGATCCAAATGTAAAAGCAATTTTGATTAACATCTTCGGAGGAATCGTACGTTGCGACCGTGTTGCTCAAGGGATCGTAGATGCTTACAAAGCGATGGGAAGTCTTCCTGTTCCATTGATCGTGAGATTGCAGGGAACCAATGCAGTAGAAGCAAAACAATTAATTGATGATTCTGGTTTACCGGTTCATTCTGTAATTACTTTGGATGAAGCTGCTAAAAAAGTAAAAGAAGTTTTAGGTCACTAA
- a CDS encoding phosphatidylserine decarboxylase, whose protein sequence is MKFTKPNKNWTIVWFILALIFVLAALPVPPQKPIRYIDRESGEVKTENVYGEKWLDWLYHNPVGEATLWTIAKRKIVTSLYGDQMEKPASADKIVPFVKEYDVDITIAQKQNFKSFNDFFIRQLKPEARPIVSDSLAVASPADGKILAYENVSSSDFYIKGFRFNVDSFLDNTELAQKYKDGSMIVFRLAPPDYHRYHFPVSGMTSSSNIKIDGDYFSVNPLALRKKAEIFWLNKREYGVIQTPLFGNVVMVEVGATMVGSMIQTYSGTTVKKGQEKGYFKFGGSTVVLLFEKDQIKIDADLLTNTANSLETTIKMGEQIAIKK, encoded by the coding sequence ATGAAATTTACAAAACCGAATAAAAATTGGACAATCGTCTGGTTTATTTTAGCCCTAATTTTCGTGCTTGCTGCTTTGCCTGTTCCACCACAAAAACCCATCAGATATATCGATAGAGAAAGTGGAGAGGTAAAAACTGAAAATGTTTATGGTGAGAAATGGCTCGATTGGCTATATCATAATCCCGTAGGCGAAGCGACTTTATGGACCATTGCAAAACGCAAAATTGTAACTTCCCTGTACGGCGATCAAATGGAAAAGCCAGCCTCTGCCGACAAGATCGTGCCGTTTGTAAAAGAATACGACGTAGATATTACCATTGCTCAGAAACAGAACTTCAAAAGTTTCAACGATTTTTTTATTCGGCAGCTTAAACCGGAAGCAAGACCAATTGTTTCAGATTCATTGGCAGTAGCTTCTCCTGCCGACGGTAAAATCTTAGCCTACGAGAACGTTAGCAGTTCCGATTTTTATATCAAAGGTTTTCGGTTTAATGTTGACTCATTTTTGGACAATACCGAATTAGCTCAAAAATACAAGGACGGCTCGATGATTGTTTTTCGCCTTGCGCCACCCGATTATCACCGCTATCATTTTCCGGTAAGTGGGATGACCTCATCTTCAAATATTAAAATTGATGGTGATTACTTCTCCGTCAATCCTTTGGCTCTTCGTAAAAAAGCGGAAATATTTTGGCTCAATAAACGGGAATACGGCGTCATTCAAACTCCGTTATTCGGCAATGTCGTCATGGTAGAAGTTGGCGCCACAATGGTTGGAAGCATGATTCAAACCTACTCGGGTACGACAGTAAAAAAAGGGCAAGAAAAAGGATATTTCAAATTTGGCGGTTCTACGGTAGTTCTGTTGTTTGAAAAAGATCAAATTAAAATTGATGCTGATTTATTGACCAATACAGCAAACAGCCTAGAAACGACCATAAAAATGGGTGAACAGATTGCGATAAAAAAATAA
- a CDS encoding multicopper oxidase domain-containing protein, translating into MHVEKKETAKEDGNGKISFGGKTVRYDLYVKDTLVNFSGKPARAISTNGKLQAPTLYFKEGDTAEIYLHNQLKENTGLHWHGVILSNEMDGVPYLTTKEVKPGETHLYKFRISQNGTYWYHSHEGTQEQIGMNGILVFQKRDGQPDKKFDADIPVLLGEWTDENPKQIMRRLHMDQGDYWSVKKGTVQSYSEAAKVGHFGTKLLNEWKRMEAMDVSDVYYNNFLINGKISSDYKNLKAGDKVHLRVVNGGSSSYFWLNYGGGKFTVIGNDGNEVEPVEVDRLIVGVSETYDIVVTIPENKSFEFRATSEDRQGHASLYLGDGEKIGAPNLPKLMLFEGMKMMNGMMEMSGDMKPMTMTMGNQMMDMNEVMYPEIPESQRMQTMKHMNEMMGMKEKSSDMEMDHSKMDHGAMDMKADMNKDSKERDHSKMDYSEMKMDADKEVDHSKMDHSKMDMNSDMKMKDDKMDHSMHDISSTDQKSIKRLNYNMLKSPFKTVLPDDNVKELNFTLEGNMRNYLWTLDNKTVAESDKILIKKGQVVRITLYNNSMMRHPMHLHGHDFRLINSKGEYSPLKNVVDMAPMETNTIEFAANQDGDWFFHCHILYHMMGGMGKVFEYENSAPNPQLPNKEAAYRKFLKTNQMISTKAMLDVASNKLHFENMTMVGARWMNVNEFHSNYKFDHYEGSVKVGRFLGKYQWAMPYVGFRTQKTHDLAKTWFGQNVMPENENVAIAGIRYILPFLVTADANVDHNGKVRLELGREGIPISPRIRGSFAVNSDKEFDFGLKYIVQKWVSISTNYDSEFGFGAGLTFMY; encoded by the coding sequence ATGCATGTGGAGAAAAAAGAGACCGCAAAAGAAGATGGCAATGGCAAAATTTCTTTTGGCGGTAAAACAGTTCGTTATGATCTTTACGTAAAAGACACGCTTGTTAATTTTAGCGGAAAACCCGCTAGAGCCATTTCGACGAATGGAAAATTGCAGGCACCAACTTTATATTTTAAAGAAGGCGACACGGCAGAAATTTATCTGCATAATCAATTGAAAGAAAACACAGGTCTTCACTGGCACGGCGTAATTCTTTCCAATGAAATGGATGGGGTTCCCTATTTAACTACGAAAGAAGTGAAACCTGGTGAAACGCATCTTTACAAATTCCGTATTTCCCAAAACGGAACCTATTGGTACCATTCTCATGAGGGAACTCAAGAGCAGATTGGAATGAATGGCATTTTGGTTTTCCAAAAAAGAGATGGTCAGCCCGACAAAAAATTCGATGCTGATATTCCGGTGCTTTTAGGAGAATGGACGGATGAGAATCCGAAACAAATTATGCGTCGTCTGCATATGGATCAGGGAGATTATTGGTCAGTAAAAAAAGGTACCGTTCAAAGTTATTCCGAGGCGGCGAAAGTCGGTCATTTCGGCACCAAACTTCTGAATGAATGGAAACGAATGGAAGCCATGGATGTGAGCGATGTTTACTACAATAATTTTCTCATCAATGGTAAAATCTCTTCGGATTATAAAAATCTGAAAGCCGGTGATAAAGTTCATCTGCGCGTTGTTAACGGTGGATCTTCGTCTTATTTCTGGTTAAATTATGGTGGCGGAAAATTCACTGTGATTGGCAATGACGGGAACGAAGTGGAACCCGTGGAGGTTGACCGATTGATTGTTGGCGTTTCTGAAACCTACGATATTGTAGTGACTATCCCCGAAAATAAAAGTTTTGAATTTCGTGCCACGTCGGAAGATAGGCAAGGTCACGCATCGCTATATTTAGGAGATGGAGAAAAAATTGGTGCACCAAATCTGCCAAAATTAATGCTTTTTGAAGGCATGAAAATGATGAACGGCATGATGGAAATGAGTGGTGATATGAAACCGATGACCATGACCATGGGGAATCAGATGATGGATATGAATGAAGTCATGTATCCTGAAATTCCAGAAAGTCAAAGGATGCAGACGATGAAGCATATGAATGAAATGATGGGAATGAAGGAGAAATCTTCAGACATGGAAATGGATCACAGCAAGATGGATCACGGAGCGATGGATATGAAAGCTGACATGAATAAAGATTCCAAGGAAAGAGATCACAGCAAAATGGATTACAGCGAAATGAAAATGGATGCTGACAAAGAAGTAGATCACAGTAAAATGGATCATAGCAAAATGGACATGAACTCTGATATGAAAATGAAAGATGATAAAATGGATCACAGCATGCATGATATAAGTTCCACTGACCAAAAAAGTATTAAACGCTTAAATTATAACATGCTCAAATCTCCCTTCAAAACAGTTTTGCCTGATGACAATGTAAAAGAATTAAATTTCACTTTGGAAGGAAATATGAGAAACTACCTGTGGACTTTGGATAATAAAACGGTAGCCGAAAGTGACAAAATTTTAATTAAAAAAGGTCAGGTCGTAAGAATTACACTGTATAATAATTCGATGATGCGTCATCCGATGCACCTTCACGGCCACGATTTTCGTTTGATAAATTCCAAAGGGGAATATTCGCCACTGAAAAATGTGGTCGATATGGCACCGATGGAAACCAACACCATCGAGTTTGCGGCGAATCAGGATGGCGATTGGTTTTTCCATTGTCACATCTTGTACCACATGATGGGCGGAATGGGAAAAGTTTTCGAGTATGAAAATTCAGCACCGAATCCGCAACTGCCAAATAAAGAAGCAGCTTACAGAAAATTTTTGAAAACGAATCAGATGATCAGTACTAAAGCGATGTTGGATGTTGCTTCTAATAAATTGCATTTTGAAAATATGACCATGGTTGGTGCAAGATGGATGAACGTTAATGAATTTCACAGCAACTACAAATTTGATCATTACGAAGGAAGTGTAAAAGTTGGCCGCTTTCTTGGGAAATACCAATGGGCAATGCCTTACGTCGGTTTCAGAACTCAGAAAACGCATGACCTGGCAAAAACCTGGTTTGGACAAAATGTAATGCCTGAGAATGAAAACGTAGCGATTGCGGGGATTCGGTACATTTTACCATTTTTGGTAACGGCCGATGCTAACGTTGATCACAATGGGAAAGTACGCCTGGAATTAGGCAGAGAAGGAATTCCGATCTCTCCAAGAATTCGCGGAAGTTTTGCCGTCAATTCTGATAAAGAATTTGATTTTGGACTAAAATATATAGTGCAAAAATGGGTTTCAATATCCACAAACTATGATAGTGAGTTTGGGTTTGGAGCTGGTTTGACGTTTATGTATTAA
- a CDS encoding DUF305 domain-containing protein, producing MDNSMDHSKSNVYTKFVLMLAASFVAMYITMYLNTYELDHVYFSMTRFYMVCLGISAMALIMFFFMRKMYKNKQKNLGIIVGSVGLFFAALGLVREQSPVVGDVFWMKGMIPHHSIAILTSERADIKDPEVKKLAESIISAQRKEIEEMKTMIKRLENEK from the coding sequence ATGGATAATTCAATGGACCACTCAAAAAGTAACGTGTACACCAAATTTGTTTTAATGCTTGCTGCCTCATTTGTAGCGATGTACATTACCATGTATCTCAATACCTATGAACTGGATCATGTTTATTTCAGCATGACCAGATTTTATATGGTATGTCTTGGAATTTCTGCGATGGCTTTGATCATGTTCTTTTTTATGCGAAAAATGTACAAGAATAAGCAAAAAAACCTTGGAATAATAGTGGGAAGTGTAGGTTTGTTTTTCGCTGCGCTAGGTTTGGTTCGCGAGCAAAGTCCTGTCGTAGGTGATGTTTTTTGGATGAAAGGAATGATACCCCACCACTCAATCGCAATTTTAACAAGTGAAAGAGCGGATATTAAAGATCCTGAAGTAAAAAAATTAGCAGAAAGCATCATTTCTGCGCAGAGAAAAGAAATAGAAGAAATGAAAACAATGATAAAAAGATTAGAAAATGAAAAATAA
- a CDS encoding heavy metal translocating P-type ATPase has product MKHIYHIHGMTCGGCRGHVEKTLSNIEGVSSVSVDLEKAEASIEMGSHIPLEKFQEALKKDGDQYTIHNPGEHHHIEPKQEKPKVKGNGTFYCPMHCEGEKTYDKAGDCPVCGMDLVEEQKLSNSNSEQWTCPMHPEIIRDEPGACPICGMDLVPMQPDISAEEKTYKKLLSKLWIAAAFTLPIFIMAMSEMIPNNPLYNLMEQKHWNWVQFALSIPVVFYATWMFFERAYKSIKTWNLNMFTLIGIGAGAAFLFSVFGMFFPDIFPEQFKSHTGAVHVYFEAATVILTLVLLGQVLEARAHSKTNSAVKELLKLAPNRAIRVKNGVEEEVTIEQIVIGDILRVKPGEKIPVDGAITEGETSVDESMITGEPIPVTKTIDDQVSSGTINGNQSFLMKAEKVGSDTLLSQIVEMVNNASRSRAPIQKLADTVSGYFVPIVVLVSIITFIVWAVFGPQPVYVYAFVNAIAVLIIACPCALGLATPMSVMVGVGKGAQNGVLIKNAEALEKMDKVDTLIIDKTGTITEGKPTVEKIGVFGDNFTEKEVLQFIVSLNKMSEHPLADATVKYGKEQNIEIVNAENFSAVTGKGVEGKVNGKKVDLGNAKMMEYAQAEITSEMETEAQNFQKQGKTVSYLSVEGKVAGYVVIGDKIKPTSAKAIKELMEKGIDVIMLTGDNHDTAQAVAKELNLVHFKAGMLPENKLQEVEKLQQSGKIVAMAGDGINDAPALAKSDVGIAMGTGTDVAIESAMITLVQGDLHGIVKARNLSDAVMKNIKQNLFFALGYNILGIPIAAGVLFPVFGILLSPMIAALAMSFSSVSVIGNSLRLKNIKI; this is encoded by the coding sequence ATGAAACACATTTATCATATCCATGGAATGACTTGTGGCGGTTGTCGGGGTCATGTAGAAAAAACACTCTCTAATATAGAAGGAGTTTCAAGCGTTTCTGTAGATTTAGAAAAAGCAGAAGCAAGCATCGAAATGGGTTCTCATATTCCCCTCGAAAAATTTCAGGAAGCTCTGAAAAAAGATGGTGATCAATATACCATTCATAATCCCGGTGAACATCACCATATTGAACCGAAACAAGAAAAACCGAAAGTAAAAGGAAACGGAACTTTCTACTGCCCAATGCACTGCGAGGGTGAGAAAACCTACGATAAAGCGGGTGATTGTCCGGTCTGCGGAATGGATTTGGTTGAAGAGCAAAAATTAAGCAACTCCAATTCGGAACAATGGACTTGTCCGATGCATCCGGAAATTATAAGAGATGAACCGGGAGCATGTCCGATTTGTGGGATGGATTTGGTGCCGATGCAGCCTGATATTTCCGCCGAAGAGAAAACCTATAAAAAATTATTAAGCAAACTATGGATTGCTGCAGCTTTTACGCTACCCATTTTTATAATGGCGATGAGTGAGATGATTCCAAACAATCCACTCTATAATTTGATGGAGCAAAAACACTGGAATTGGGTCCAGTTTGCTTTGTCGATTCCAGTTGTATTTTATGCAACCTGGATGTTTTTTGAACGTGCCTATAAAAGCATCAAGACGTGGAATCTCAATATGTTTACACTGATTGGAATTGGAGCTGGAGCAGCTTTTCTGTTCAGTGTTTTCGGAATGTTTTTTCCCGATATTTTCCCGGAACAATTTAAATCGCATACCGGAGCAGTTCACGTTTATTTTGAGGCTGCCACGGTGATTTTGACTTTAGTTTTATTAGGACAAGTGTTGGAAGCCAGAGCGCACAGTAAAACAAATTCCGCGGTTAAAGAATTATTAAAACTCGCCCCAAACAGAGCTATCAGAGTTAAAAACGGAGTTGAAGAAGAAGTAACAATCGAACAGATCGTGATCGGTGACATTCTCCGGGTAAAACCGGGTGAAAAAATTCCTGTCGATGGTGCAATTACAGAGGGTGAAACTTCTGTAGATGAATCAATGATCACAGGTGAACCAATTCCCGTAACCAAAACAATAGACGACCAAGTAAGCAGCGGAACCATCAACGGTAATCAATCCTTTTTAATGAAAGCCGAAAAAGTGGGGTCAGATACGTTACTTTCTCAAATTGTGGAAATGGTGAATAACGCCAGTCGCAGTCGTGCCCCAATCCAGAAATTAGCCGATACCGTTTCGGGTTATTTTGTGCCGATCGTGGTACTTGTTTCGATCATTACCTTTATAGTCTGGGCAGTTTTTGGGCCACAGCCAGTTTATGTTTATGCTTTTGTAAATGCGATTGCAGTGCTGATTATTGCCTGTCCATGTGCTTTAGGATTAGCAACACCAATGTCTGTAATGGTCGGTGTTGGCAAAGGTGCTCAAAATGGAGTATTGATAAAAAACGCGGAAGCTTTAGAAAAAATGGACAAGGTAGATACTTTGATCATCGATAAAACAGGAACCATCACGGAGGGAAAACCAACCGTTGAAAAAATAGGAGTTTTCGGAGATAACTTTACAGAAAAAGAAGTTTTACAGTTCATTGTTTCTTTGAATAAAATGAGTGAGCATCCCTTGGCAGATGCTACCGTAAAATATGGAAAAGAACAAAATATAGAAATTGTAAATGCTGAAAATTTCAGTGCAGTTACAGGCAAAGGTGTTGAAGGGAAAGTCAACGGCAAAAAAGTCGATTTGGGTAATGCCAAGATGATGGAATATGCCCAGGCTGAAATTACCTCTGAAATGGAAACTGAAGCCCAGAATTTTCAGAAACAGGGGAAAACAGTTTCGTACCTATCTGTAGAAGGAAAAGTTGCCGGATATGTCGTTATTGGTGACAAAATAAAACCGACCAGTGCAAAAGCAATTAAAGAATTAATGGAAAAGGGCATTGATGTCATCATGCTTACGGGTGACAATCATGATACTGCACAAGCGGTTGCAAAAGAACTCAATCTTGTCCATTTTAAAGCCGGAATGTTACCTGAAAATAAACTGCAGGAAGTAGAAAAACTTCAGCAAAGCGGGAAAATTGTAGCAATGGCAGGAGACGGAATTAATGATGCACCTGCTCTGGCAAAAAGTGATGTCGGTATCGCCATGGGAACCGGTACTGATGTTGCAATCGAAAGCGCAATGATCACATTGGTACAAGGCGATTTGCACGGAATCGTAAAAGCAAGAAACCTAAGTGATGCGGTGATGAAGAATATCAAACAGAACTTATTTTTCGCTTTAGGCTATAATATATTAGGAATCCCAATTGCAGCTGGCGTTTTATTTCCAGTTTTTGGAATCCTTTTATCACCCATGATTGCAGCGCTGGCGATGAGTTTCAGTTCCGTATCAGTAATCGGCAATTCATTACGTTTGAAAAACATTAAAATTTAA
- a CDS encoding DUF3347 domain-containing protein, translated as MKKLIFTTLFSVFSILNLSAQKNDASISKLYQNYLNIKTALVSDNSDDASKAANAFVKSASMVDYKVLSEGNLDVLRKGASTIADSRSIETQRESFNGLSKNMIALTKNFKLADDTVFVQYCPMADASWLSAEKAVKNPYYGKSMLTCGSVKSEIK; from the coding sequence ATGAAAAAGTTAATTTTCACAACCCTATTCTCTGTATTTTCAATTCTAAACCTGTCGGCTCAAAAGAACGATGCTTCGATTTCAAAACTGTATCAAAACTACCTGAATATTAAAACAGCCTTGGTCTCAGATAATTCTGATGACGCTTCTAAAGCAGCCAATGCTTTTGTTAAATCAGCCTCAATGGTTGATTACAAGGTTTTATCGGAAGGCAATCTAGATGTCTTGAGAAAAGGAGCAAGTACGATCGCAGATAGCAGAAGTATTGAAACGCAGAGAGAATCATTCAATGGTCTTTCTAAAAATATGATTGCACTCACGAAAAATTTTAAACTTGCGGACGATACCGTTTTTGTTCAGTACTGCCCAATGGCAGATGCAAGCTGGTTGAGCGCCGAAAAAGCCGTCAAAAATCCTTATTACGGAAAATCCATGTTGACGTGTGGCAGTGTGAAATCTGAAATAAAGTAA
- a CDS encoding HYC_CC_PP family protein — protein MKKYLAIMFTFFYFGFSSGMVYNVHYCLDQIFVSSTSSSKTCELCGTKKEKDCCKSEIKILKTDVAQKADISFINNAPLVAIVPEVIYAEFLMPIVERNQFSVQVNAPPDKAELPLFISYCNFRI, from the coding sequence TTGAAAAAGTATCTGGCCATAATGTTTACGTTCTTCTATTTCGGATTTTCATCCGGGATGGTCTATAACGTGCATTATTGTCTGGATCAAATTTTTGTTTCTTCCACTTCTTCCTCTAAAACATGTGAACTGTGTGGAACCAAAAAAGAAAAGGATTGTTGTAAGAGTGAAATTAAGATCTTGAAAACTGACGTTGCTCAGAAAGCCGATATTTCATTTATAAATAACGCTCCTTTAGTAGCAATTGTTCCTGAAGTTATCTACGCGGAGTTTTTGATGCCTATTGTAGAACGGAATCAATTTTCTGTACAGGTTAACGCGCCACCCGACAAAGCAGAACTTCCTCTCTTTATTTCTTATTGTAATTTTAGAATTTAG